The window gtgaaattttagttactaaagtttcttcaaatgaccgcgaaactctagcgcttccttgcatacgctcggtgtgaatagtgaacgaacacaACTAATATGTAAAACAGTACAAAACGGCATtgaaatatcaacaacaaatataaacaattttggTTTACGAAAGCGCCATTCTGTGGCCAAATTTACAAGCCTCATTTCACGACGTTTTTTGTCCCATTCCCAATGTACATAGTTGACTCTCTGTCTCTtggtctctagtcttcttgttTGCCACTtatggcgcttgtcaaatttcttttatatagatttcacatacaaaatagAGCTGTTGATTAGccggttatttattttttggacgGTTAATAACTGTTATTAACGGTTCGTAACCCCTGGCAGAACTGGAGTGATCGCTTTTGTCGCCAAAGCCAAAGCCAAAGCAAAACCAGAGATTTGCCGACAAGTATATCGTGATAGTCGCGATATGGAGCcgcttgttgttgctttcatgtaaattctaccttatttttgcatttgcaATCGACTATGGCATCTTCCCATAaaagcaacaacaagcgccttcatatttttctatcgcGACAAACATTTCTTGTCAGCGAATCGTTATTGCGGGACCCGCAATAACTCCCGCAAtacgggaccaagaatagcactccagaaataataaatacagaatATTAACGATATCAAACGTTAATTCGCgctttatatagatatattatttaaattcaattattatttaacttatttttgGCAATAACATTGATGTAAAGAGATAAATATAAGTAGAACAAGTAATGTAAAAGTTGACAGATTTTGACGTTTTGAGGTTGACTTGAATCGACTAAACACAAAAATCCCTAGCGTGAAGCAATAGTAAATCCAGACCTTttccagagtaaagccagacttgtaaaaaagacatttatttataacaacgAGACCGATTACGCGCCTTCGGCGCGtgtttgcatatatatattttttttttcgtataaatATTATGCTGTCTTTTtcggtgtttattttttttcaaatttattttttcgtagtTAAATACTCAGTCATCAAAAAGTccgtttgcaacagcgtagtacatctatgttttaataattatttttcggcGCCATTGTTCTCTTTTCATCTTTGCATAATACGCACATGTGTATGATCATTCTCATTCAactaattgtattttaaaataataaacaccaGAAAGATAGCATgcagtggcgtcgaacaaataattcttataaaatgagaattaaaacatggttGATGCAGCCTCTCATGttctacgctgttgcaaactgactttttcTAACTGCGCATTTGATTGCGCATGAgcgaaaataaacaggaaaaagaATGGCTGCTTTCTTTCATGAACTTAATGTTCAGAACATTGatgtgaattattaaaatggcTGTGCATTGGCGCcggtattatatttatatttttcttgacaaTTGTGTACTAAGTACTAacctaaaaatatatgtaatgcCAGTGGTTGCCGGCGCCAATGCACAgccatttataaaaaaataaataattctgcGCATCTGCGCCTACGCGTGCGCTGATGGAGATCACATCAATGTTCTGAACATTAAGTTCATGAACGGAAGCAgccatggtagaaatactacaggtatggcagtgcgcagcctggtttggccgctgtgaatcgaccaatcaaaagatcgccttctcgccacaaaaatggaagactttatgcgcgcgcgatacaaatttgttaagaaaattttcaagttttttttaaatttttcaaaaattatcatacttattcaactagatttggtatattttataatgattcacatacatcaaaaataaaaattaattatttatattaaataaataaatccaagtataataaatacaacacaacctccattgtttgtggcataaaaaaaacaacaataatgaaaatattataatttatttgttaaactgtcttggtttttttatttttctgattttttataaacatgctccacatatatttattagtatttacaacaatataaaaaatagttgtcaaaacagtatgttagagagagaggctcttataatagagattgcgtgttagaaagaaaagcaaaacagctcgatggcgcgttgttgattggttgaaaaaataaggctgcgcagaacgcgacgaaaaaagcatggactactgccatacctgtaggttaaaaaaattatttattatattttttaccaaaaaataatttgaaaaatctcAAAGAAAACATAATGGTAGACTAATTTTAGCagactttattatttaaatgtcatttttttcaatacaaagaataataatttttatttctatatttttattttatttcaatacatagagtatatatatattgtaaccgattttctgacctgcacggcgagaactatcggccaaggttaacaacgaggatttctcaccatcctcctcaaaatcaccggggggagccatgttggttatctcggaagccaacaACCGTGGGAGTCACGAGAACTAATTCGGGAgcctaactcagtcttagaaatggtagaggggcgcggtccacctgatTGGATTATGAAATACGCAACCAAACCAGAGGgaactatcgtgaaccaagCATAGTGTAttacatacgcctatattacattgcgactatactatagtAGAATAGCTACGTCACTAGTATCGTAAGTGTGGAAGCAAATAGTCTACATgtgagatatgtattttgtatagggaaccatacagcgatccatccgtgaccaggtcttacacatacgttgccattgcaataataatatatctcaatattattattattgttattatttacagcgatccattcgtgaactcacacatacacatttatgtgcgatgaatataataataattattattataaatagagaaccatatagcgtgatcattagtattagtccgtcattggaaattcggacagagtttcaccaggacttaacgtCTGATACCTAGGGAACCTTTACGAGAGACccaaacgatgtcgagagaaccagtagtgaaccaagagagccagtcaagagaagagaagtgatcagttcgagagccagacaagttgtgtcgtctaaCGACGACGTTCAGTGCTCAGCTGCTGTGAGCTTTAACCCCACTCAGTAGCACTCTCCTACTATCGCCcccggacatgcgcagcaTGCTTTCCTAGCCCGCATTTCGATAGGTTTACGATCGGGCTTCGTACGCAGCCTTCGGTGAGTTCGTCTCTTCGACGGAGGAGTGAAGCCATCGCCGCGATAAGGTTTACATATCAAGACATCTTATAGACATCGAATAGGCACCCCATTGATGTCATATATAATAGTCTTGACCCTACACAGAGCCTTGCACTAGTGatcctttatttattaatagccAACTCCCATTGGTTATTAATACGTAAacgttaacaaataaataatccatatCTATTtggatgattatttatttcgagaacccacgaaataataaatttcgttacaatatataatttatatttatacatatttttttaattatcaataatcaatattttgattatcaattatctcgaatttttttaaataatttattatatgtaattaattgagtacaaatatattattaatttaaatatcatcattttcattatcaattttttgacgTTTAACAACAGCAGATAAACGTTGAAAACTTTTTCTGACTTGTGAAATTGGCAACGTTTTTTCTTCTAACACATCCACGTCGTCCATatcttttacttgaaaaattggtatttctgaaaatataaaaattaaaatttttacaaacaatAATGAATTAAGAGATAATAGTATACAAAAGTGAATGCCTACGATCATCGTAAATGACTCCACGCATTTTAACAGCAACACCAATTTTTAAACGTTCATCTTCTTTTGgataattgacaattttaacCAACACGTAGTTTTCTTtgtgatcaacaatttttccTAAGCCATGAGACTTCTCTCCTTTTTCCATTAATgacattgattttaaataagctttaacttctgaaaaaaaacgaataaataaaagggatcaataaaatatattttttcaatctaaaaataattaaaattcatatattattaccaatatatttaatttttgtttttaacaaattttccaGTTCAACATTTTGATAATCAATATTCGTTATTTCTGGTTGAACAAAAAGACCATGTGTAATCATCTTACTTGaatcttgataattaaattctaaaatatgaatattgtcTTTTGGATTACGGAATTTTGGGTTAGATGTTGATAAATTACCTCCAAGAATTTccaaaaagtatatttttattaaatattttaaagataaaccACGAAATCatcagtatttttaattaatttataattcataaaataaacgaTTAAAAAATTCGTACACTGattcacttttattattattatatagaaaaaaaaagtattgagaCACAcacacttttatttatttattttattatacatagtAACCACGTAGCAACcaaattctaattttgtttattgaaaaaaaaaaaaaaaagaatatatttacgacattttttctttctatttcatcatttatatcatttataatagGATTTAATATTTCCAAAATCGACCGATACATGCAGCGAAAGCAGCGAAAGTTTGTGATAGCTTATGCTGCATTCACGCGTAGTCTTTGTAAACGTACCCACAAAAATGTCACTGCACACACAGTCTACcacgttttttcatttttaaaaaaatagtaatttttattatctattattcacttctaatatttttattttataaatattataatatcatgtcatactaatttttttttatattatatttaaatttttattatttaaaatatattttttgatgataaatcacacactttttatgattaataagACGTAGTAACCACGTAGCAACCAAACGTTTtggaaaaaatctttaaataatcaatatattaatattcaagtaatcaagatattaatatatattaatatttaaatgatattaatatttaagtaataaactaaaagttaaataaatatattctgatcaatgatttaattaatattttacttctCTTCAACGACAACGACACAACTGTGAATAAGTATAACTGCCAAccgcttgaaaaaaaaacaaacatagcAACCACACAACAACACGTAGCAACCACATAACACGTAGTAACGTGTTAGTGTGAGAGAGAAAACGATAAAATATTAGTTAGGTATAaacaaatgctaaaaaatttcgacCAATCATAttacgaataaaaaatttcgaccAATTATATTACGAATAAAAAGCGGTCAAGtgtcctttttataataggatagcactaactattaataaacaataataaattaataaattttaatgacttttagagacttaatttttcgcttaaaaaaaaaaaaaaacacatcaatctctggcaatacaaaagccagagtaaagccagacttgtaaaaaagacatttatttataacaatatcactaattattaataaacaataataaattaatgaattttaatgacttttagagacttttttattgttaaaattaatttttcgcttaaaaaaaaaaaaaaaacacatcaatctctggcaatacaaaagccagagtaataagccagagtaaagccatCTCAAGATTGATTGTCTggttttactctggctttactctggctttcctctggcttttggggtgcgttccgtggctatccagtccgtacgaacttcaaaatggcgacgaaaaaaatgaaaattctaataatgttaaaagttacTATGATACATCACTATAGCCACAGAGAAGGCCagagatttataaaaacttaaaatattaagtattactatttttttcaggtTTAAGTTAACAGagtttctatttaattatttcaaatctgTCGAATAAATTGGCTAACGTTAAATTTGATcagattattttcaaatgaaaaaaatcaggtctaccacaacaaagaatcaaaatatttccaaactccgccattttgaagttcgtacggactggatagccacggaacgcacccttgtattgccagagattgatgtgtttttttttttttttcaagggaTATCCAGCACAAATCAAAAATACGGATAgagtcttgaaattttttgagtaGCTTAATGAAATAGTAATACACACgctcaaattttttgataattttcttgtagctaattacttagtaattaattaataaagtagGCTACTTTTTTGGAGGTTATACATAGGTTCTTATGGAGAGTCCGGTTGAGTTTTTAGAAACCTGGTTAGcctttttatgaaaaatacgGCTAGCTTTATCAAAAACTAAGTATAGATAGAGGAAACAATAAGGaaacttttgatataaaaattaatagggccttgagacctttttattttacaataaataaaaataaatttttgtctttgtctgAATACTTAAGTGGAAGTGAGAAACAagattttctccttttttttttatctcgttcgcactcatagaaatattatgtttctaaatgctatccgcaagaggtctctagatATGCGCGGGTAACACCTTAagcgaaaaaataattttaacaataaaaaagtctctgAAAGTCattagaatttattaatttaatattgtttattaataattagtgatattgttataaataaatgtcttttttgacaagtctggctttcctctggctttactctggcttaACTCCGGCTTTTGTATCGCCAGagattgatgtgtttttttttttttttttcaatcgaaaaatcaattttaacaataaaaaagtctctaaaagtcattcaaaatttattgatttattattgtttattaatagttagtgctattgttataaataaatgttttttttacaagtctggctttactctggaaAAGGTCTGGATTTACTATAGCTTCACGCTAGGGATTTTTGTGTTTAGCCGATTTAAGTCAACCTCAAAACGTCAACATCTGTCAACTTTTACATTACTTGTTCCACTTATATTTAACTTTCTAGATCAATATTATTGCTTAaaataagttaattaataattcaatttgaataatatatccaTAAAAAGCATAAATTTACGTTTAACATCATTAATATTCTGTATTTATTATCTCTAGCTTTGCTTCCGTTTCGCTCTGGATTTGGCGACATAAGCGATATCGTTTTACTCTGGCTTCTCTCTCACCATTTCCGCCATGGGTACCGGTTTCAAACCAAACGGGGGCGGGGCATCGACGCGCATGTGCAAAATTTTAAGCTTTATGATAGGTCAAAAATCAGAGACTTATTTCaatgtttaatataattaattattaataatataaacgataaattaatataaataaataaattgatataaacaaaaaaaaaataatatttgagtaACCGTTATAAAActagagtttaaaaaaaaaaaatttaataatacatattgaaaataaaaataaatatgaaaaataatgattgaaaataataatattaacaagacCTGTAGAttccatattatatttattagtaacaataaatagaagaaaaattaagacttataatattttcactgagaataatataaattttgaaatataccatattttaacgttttttatatatttttatatcgtgAATTAATAAAGctgttcatttttattttgacattagTTTGTCAATATTTTGCACGCTTGCAATTTGTccttaaaaagaaatataaaaagatcaaagtagaaatgaaaaacaaaaaaataaaaaacatgtgtGTGTTAGCAGTACGCgcgagggaagtgaaacttctttcgcaGTCTGTCAAGATATTTGTAACGACTTTAATGATAtgaacaatcaattaattagtgatgatattattaatattgataaagttcatagtataaatgatatcaatatgatatttataataataatatcaa is drawn from Aphidius gifuensis isolate YNYX2018 linkage group LG3, ASM1490517v1, whole genome shotgun sequence and contains these coding sequences:
- the LOC122851972 gene encoding uncharacterized protein LOC122851972; protein product: MSLMEKGEKSHGLGKIVDHKENYVLVKIVNYPKEDERLKIGVAVKMRGVIYDDQIPIFQVKDMDDVDVLEEKTLPISQVRKSFQRLSAVVKRQKIDNENDDI